In one window of Gossypium hirsutum isolate 1008001.06 chromosome A01, Gossypium_hirsutum_v2.1, whole genome shotgun sequence DNA:
- the LOC107938458 gene encoding protein TIFY 9, producing the protein MSRATVELDFFGMEKANSCKSQFQKFLDRRRSFRGIQGAISKMNPELIKSVIASGSTTRNPVDWRKSFSVPSSPKEDRSTSLPSLPLLNPALRSIPSEESPETAPLTIFYNGTVSVINVPRDKVRGSIFKLAVEGSSKNIESVDSSKAANPSSDQQNLLEARNGDLPIARRKSLQRFLEKRKERLTSPYAW; encoded by the exons atgTCCAGAGCTACCGTCGAGCTTGATTTCTTCGGCATGGAGAAAGCCAATTCCTGCAAATCTCAGTTCCAGAAATTCCTTGATCGCCGCCGGAGCTTCCGAG gTATTCAAGGCGCCATTTCGAAGATGAATCCAGAGCTTATCAAATCTGTGATTGCTTCCGGTTCGACGACCCGGAATCCGGTTGATTGGAGAAAATCCTTTTCGGTTCCGTCGAGTCCTAAAGAAGATCGGAGTACTTCGCTTCCTTCTTTACCTCTACTCAATCCTGCTTTGAG gTCTATTCCTTCTGAGGAGAGTCCTGAAACAGCTCCGTTGACGATTTTTTACAACGGAACGGTTTCCGTAATCAATGTACCTCGAGACAAGGTTC gcgGAAGCATCTTCAAACTTGCCGTTGAAGGAAGCTCAAAAAACATTGAATCAGTAGACTCATCAAAAGCTGCAAATCCTTCAAGTGATCAACAAAACCTCCTCGAAGCTCGTAATGGAG ATTTGCCAATTGCTAGAAGAAAGTCGCTGCAAAGATTTCTGGAAAAGCGCAAAGAGAG